In Hyperolius riggenbachi isolate aHypRig1 chromosome 10, aHypRig1.pri, whole genome shotgun sequence, a genomic segment contains:
- the LOC137536493 gene encoding zinc finger protein 585A-like, whose amino-acid sequence MENQPPLTSPDGSNNRNPLERGTGPLYSQDCAQKDQNYACHYQVEDRTDKIIDIKEKAETAQQSVEEGGMLETVKMEEETYTKVGQTSIDCYEKRRTIKEEIYDNQHKYMEECEIGRIVKEEEDKTFEEDEKQSTEEDQMQRRTEETYVRRDQQHMEDCKRMRTIKEEEEETRVRGDLQSLEDGEEVRTNTEKGEEIYVREHLQSIKDSERMRTIKEEETFVKEDLQSIEYSEMMRAIREEEIETYVREDLQSMEDGEMMKTMKEEGEETHVREDLQCIESSERMSSIKREKEKYMRDDQQSIEDSDMMRTIKEEEEKYVREDLQSMEEGDMMRANKEEETYVREDLQSIEDGEAIRTIKEEEKETFVRGDQQSIEDGEAMRTHTEEEEETDVTGDLLSMEEDEMVMKSKKEKEDMNMKNEHQPMEEDAKMLTAQVEKSSPDIRTGGHDVVNSSEGYLLPRNTAPMSHQTRHTGVHLFSCSECGKGFTDKRDFLSHQSKHTGIYLLSCSECGKGFNEKRHLLRHQRIHKDKELLSCSECGKAFDKRKLLTHQRSHIGKKTFSCSECGKDFTDKRDFLSHQSSHTGIYLLSCSECGKGFNEKSHLLRHQRSHTGEKSFSCSECGKGFTDKRDFLSHQSSHTGIYLLSCSECGKGFNEKRHLLKHQRIHTGERPYSCSECGKGFNEKGKLLTHQACHTGEKPFSCSECGKGFTDKRDFLSHQSSHTGIYLLSCSECGKGFNEKRHLLKHQRIHTGERPFSCSECGKCFAQKASLVTHQRSHTGERLFSCSECGQGFNQEKLLLSHQKRHTRFHPFTCPECGKGFNHKAEVLRHQRSHTGEKPFSCSECGKGFTDKRDFLSHQSSHTGIYLLSCAECGKGFNEKRHLLKHQRIHTGERPYSCSECGKCFTHKASLITHQRTHTGERPFLCSECGQGFNKKWLLLRHQKRHTNFHPFSCSECGKGFTEMCYLISHQSSHTGIYLLSCSECGKGFNEKRHLVRHQKSHTGEEPFSCSDCGKYFLYKTSLVSHQRCHTDDQPFSCSECGKCFKHKGNLLRHQTIHTGSYPLSCSECGKGFNEKRDLLIHQRSHTGERPFSCSECGKCFALRKSLVNHQRSHTGERPFSCLECGKSFSIKEKLLKHQRIHTGECKLSCTECGKIYYEKLLFLKHQRSHTGIYPLSCSDCGKGFNEKRDLRRHQRSHTGERPFLCSECGKCFASKSYWVSHQKSHSGENLFSCSECGKGFVTKKQLLIHQRSHTGERPFSCSVCGKFFSRKGDLNRHQRLHTGE is encoded by the exons atggagaatcagccgcccctcacatcaccgg atggatccaatAACAGAAACCCACTAGAGAgaggtacaggtcctctttattcccaggattgtgcaCAGAAAGACCAAAACTATGCTTGCCATTATCAG GTTGAAGATCGTACTGATAAGATAATTGATATTAAAGAGAAAGCAGAGACGGCTCAGCAGTCTGTAGAGGAGGGTGGAATGTTGGAAACAGTTAAaatggaagaagagacatatacgAAGGTTGGTCAGACATCCATAGactgctatgaaaagagaagaacGATTAAAGAGGAGATATATGATAATCAGCATAAATATATGGAGGAATGTGAAATAGGGAGAATAGTCAAAGAGGAAGAAGATAAGACTTTTGAAGAGGACGAAAAACAGTCTACAGAAGAGGATCaaatgcagaggaggacagaagaaacGTATGTAAGGAGAGATCAGCAGCATATGGAGGACTGTAAGAGGATGAGGaccattaaagaggaagaagaagagacacgtGTGAGGGGAGATCTGCAGTCTCTAGAGGACGGTGAAGAGGTGAGGACCAATACAGAGAAAGGTGAAGAGATTTATGTGAGGGAACATCTGCAATCTATAAAGGACAGTGAAAGAATGAGGACCattaaagaagaagagacatTTGTGAAAGAAGATCTGCAGTCTATAGAGTACAGTGAAATGATGAGGGCCATTAGAGAAGAAGAAATAGAGACCTATGTGAGGGAAGATCTGCAGTCTATGGAGGATGGTGAAATGATGAAGACtatgaaagaggagggtgaagAAACACATGTGAGGGAAGATCTGCAGTGTATAGAGAGCAGTGAAAGAATGAGCAGTATTAAAAGGGAAAAAGagaagtatatgagggatgatcagcagtctatagaggacagtgacatgatgaggaccattaaagaggaagaagagaagtatgTGAGGGAAGAtctgcagtctatggaggagggtgacatgatgagggcaaATAAAGAGGAAGAGACCTATGTGAGGGAAGATCTGCAGTCTATAGAGGACGGTGAGGCAATAAGGaccattaaagaggaagaaaaagagacaTTTGTGAGGGGAGATCAACAGTCTATAGAGGATGGTGAAGCGATGAGGACCCAtacagaggaagaagaagagacagatGTGACGGGAGATCTGCTTTCTATGGAGGAGGATGAAATGGTGATGAAATCCAAGAAGGAAAAAGAAGACATGAATATGAAAAATGAACACCAACCTATGGAGGAGGATGCAAAAATGTTGACAGCTCAAGTTGAGAAAAGTTCCCCAGATATCAGGACAG GTGGACATGATGTTGTGAACTCTTCAGAGGGATATCTACTTCCAAGAAATACAGCACCGATGTCACATCAGACACGTCACACAGGGGTCCAtcttttttcatgttcagagtgtgggaaaggttttactGATAAGAGAGATTTTCTTAGTCATCAGTCAAAGCACACAGGCATCTATCTTttatcatgttcagagtgtgggaaaggatttAATGAAAAGAGACACCTTCTTAGACATCAGAGAATTCACAAAGACAAGGAGCTCttatcatgttcagagtgtgggaaagcatTTGATAAGAGAAAACTTCTTACACACCAGCGAAGTCACATAGGCAAGAagactttttcatgttcagagtgtgggaaagattTTACTGATAAAAGAGATTTTCTTAGTCATCAGTCAAGTCACACAGGCATCTATCTAttatcatgttcagagtgtgggaaaggatttAATGAAAAGAGCCACCTtcttagacaccagagaagtcacacaggcgaGAAGTCTTTttcgtgttcagagtgtgggaaaggttttactGATAAGAGAGATTTTCTTAGTCATCAGTCAAGTCACACAGGCATCTATCTAttatcatgttcagagtgtgggaaaggatttAACGAAAAGAGACACCTTCTTAAacatcagagaattcacacaggcgagcggccttattcatgttcagagtgtgggaaaggatttAATGAAAAGGGAAAACTCCTTACACACCAGGCATGTCACACAGGCGAgaagcctttttcatgttcagagtgtgggaaaggttttactGATAAGAGAGATTTTCTTAGTCATCAGTCAAGTCACACAGGCATCTATCTTttatcatgttcagagtgtgggaaaggatttAACGAAAAGAGACACCTTCTTAAacatcagagaattcacacaggcgagcggcctttttcatgttcagagtgtgggaaatgttttgctcagaAAGCAAGCCTGGTTACTCACCAGAGAAGTCATACAGGTGAGCGTCTAttctcatgttcagagtgtgggcaaGGTTTTAATCAGGAAAAGCTATTACTTAGTCACCAGAAAAGACACACACGCTTCCATCCTTTTACATGTCCTGAGTGTGGAAAAGGTTTTAATCATAAAGCAGAGGTTctaagacaccagagaagtcacacaggcgaGAAGCCTTTttcgtgttcagagtgtgggaaaggttttactGATAAGAGAGATTTTCTTAGTCATCAGTCAAGTCACACAGGCATCTATCTTttatcatgtgcagagtgtgggaaaggatttAATGAAAAGAGACACCTTCTTAAACATCAAAGAATTCACACAGGCGAGcggccttattcatgttcagagtgtgggaaatgtttcactcaCAAAGCAAGCCTGATTACTcaccagagaactcacacaggtgagcgccCATTcttatgttcagaatgtgggcaaGGTTTTAATAAGAAATGGCTATTACTTAGACACCAGAAAAGACACACAAACTTCCATCCTTTCtcgtgttctgagtgtgggaaaggttttactGAGATGTGTTACCTTATTAGTCACCAGTCAAGTCACACAGGCATCTATCTTttatcatgttcagagtgtggtaaAGGTTTTAATGAAAAGAGACATCTTGTTAGGCATCAGAAAAGTCACACAGGTGAGGAGCCCTTTTCATGTTCAGATTGTGGTAAATATTTTCTTTATAAAACAAGCCTGGTTTCTCATCAGAGATGTCACACAGATGACCAgccattttcatgttcagagtgtgggaaatgttttaaacacaAAGGAAACCTTCTTAGACACCAGACAATTCACACTGGCTCCTATCCGttatcatgttcagagtgtggaaaagGTTTTAATGAAAAGAGAGACCTTCTTAtccatcagagaagtcacacaggcgagcggcctttttcatgctcagagtgtgggaaatgttttgctcttAGAAAAAGCCTGGTAAatcaccagagaagtcacacaggtgagcgtccattctcatgtttagagtgtgggaaaagttttagcATCAAAGAAAAGCTTCTTAaacaccagagaattcacacaggtgagtgTAAATTATCATGTACAGAGTGTGGAAAAATTTATTACGAGAAACTATTATTTCTTaaacaccagagaagtcacacggGCATTTATCCTTTATCATGCTCAGATTGTGGAAAAGGTTTTAATGAAAAGAGAGACCTTCGTaggcatcagagaagtcacacaggcgagcggccttttctatgttcagagtgtgggaagtgttttgCTTCAAAATCATATTGGGTTTCTCACCAAAAAAGTCACTCAGGTGAGAACCTAttctcatgttcagagtgtgggaaaggatttGTTACGAAAAAACAGCTTCTTatacaccagagaagtcacacaggtgagcgcccattttcatgttcagtgtgtgggaaattttttagtAGGAAAGGAGACCTTAATAGACACCAGAGACTTCACACAGGCGAGTAG